AAGCAATAAGAGTGACAGACGTACTCAACGATCtatcataatttttaaaatgtgtttATTCAACAGCTACTAAGAAGACACCTTGCGATGCTGCATTGGCTCCAGGAACCAGCAACGATCAAACGCAAGGGCAACCTCAAAATACGAAGGACGAAAAGGGGAAAGAAAAAGTTGACGCGACTGGAGATACGAAGAAAGACTTGGCGCAAAGTGTTCCTGAAACGACAAATGGCGGCAGCGTGGGCGAAAGGAAAGAATCGACGCTGACACCGATAGAAAATGACGGTTCACAGAGTACTACTACGATTGTGAACGAGCCTGAAATGGATGAAACAATGCCAATGTTAGCGAAACCGCAGGTTGAGAATGGTTTACAGACCGGAAATTAGGAAGGAAACTGAAAGAGAAAATGGTTCTTCAAATTGCCAAGAAGAATAACGAACAGCGCAAGATAAATAAGCCCACTTTTGAGAAGTGGGGgaaggaaatttttatttttatttattaatgtacCCACTTTTGGAAAAGGATCCAAGAAAGGAAAGGTCGACTGTTACTAATACATTTAAACACCTACGATTTATATAATAAGacatgaattatttttatcGTCGAATAATAAGGTTTAAATGTTAATCATTTGAAAATTTCTAGACGAAAATGAAAATTGGCActgtaataaaatttgtaaataacATTGAAGTAAATTCGATCGTGTCTAATAGCATGACCTTCGTGGGACCTTCAAACCAATTCATCCGGTGAAAGTAACGACCTCTTGTTTCGTCTGTTATCTTTTGATACGTGTAACTGCATTAAAACCGTAGATCGATTTCGATTAACGTAAAATTATCTGGAAAATCTGATTGGAAAAATGCGTTCTAAATCACTGCGGAAAACAAGGTCAATCAGTACTGAAATAATTATAGATCGTGACGTCAGTTTCGTTTTCTAGATTTATATTCAGTATCCACGAAACTAATACggttaaaaaagaaacaaacattTCAATAATTTCAATTAATCAGACCAAAAGAAAACCGTGTAAAATCCTTAATAAATTGCTTCACATTTGTTACTGGATAGTAAATTCTAGAAAGTGTTCGATAAATTGTAAATTCGTTGCCTACTTTCGTTCTCAAGATTACATTAACCCAAATTGATGGCTGTTCGCCGAAAATcgcatttttttatttacgtgCCGTTCGACTCATCGTGCGATCGAAACTCCGTTTGTTCGAAGAGTATTACGTCGATGGACACACGCTGAATATCAATAAGGCCTCTAAGGTCGT
The window above is part of the Colletes latitarsis isolate SP2378_abdomen chromosome 2, iyColLati1, whole genome shotgun sequence genome. Proteins encoded here:
- the LOC143350313 gene encoding uncharacterized protein LOC143350313; amino-acid sequence: MKVIVLIFTMFFALQRDVKGNPLSNRWPVNIETSRVTRTVKPESTVQARSYNSWMPTFSISGLFKDEDDDAIAALGKKISALEKSQKEIRQLFKEFTEATKKTPCDAALAPGTSNDQTQGQPQNTKDEKGKEKVDATGDTKKDLAQSVPETTNGGSVGERKESTLTPIENDGSQSTTTIVNEPEMDETMPMLAKPQVENGLQTGN